A single window of Paenibacillus sp. FSL H8-0537 DNA harbors:
- a CDS encoding helix-turn-helix transcriptional regulator → MNQMEFSNRVGVSQGTLSELEQSKYNPSLETILAIIKEFNVNPTWLLFGDMASEDELKEVVGELNHVENSLIISFRKLFSRISQLTT, encoded by the coding sequence ATGAATCAAATGGAGTTCTCGAACCGAGTTGGTGTGTCTCAAGGAACTTTAAGTGAACTGGAGCAGAGCAAATACAATCCGTCACTGGAGACAATATTGGCAATTATAAAGGAGTTTAACGTAAACCCCACATGGCTTTTGTTCGGAGATATGGCAAGTGAGGATGAACTTAAGGAAGTGGTAGGGGAGCTTAATCATGTGGAAAACAGCCTAATCATCAGCTTCAGGAAGTTGTTTAGTCGCATTTCACAACTCACCACTTAA
- a CDS encoding alpha/beta fold hydrolase, producing MNKIEDIVEVYAGCCEVQITDNTLRVTVPMIVMYPTDAPEQTDRIGPYSLEVSRDAAPLDGKFRLVLISHGTGGSPLVYRSLARHLARSGFIVGLLEHPFNNRNDNSLEGTVQNLTYRPRHLRMAADWFFEDERFKGLLQPGGHSVIGHSMGGYTALAAAGGIPTSFPTESPDGKPQQIDVPYDSRIRSLILLAPASVWFRNEGALSNVRLPILMLDAEQDPYTPPFHAQIIMNSVAEPQMIRYRTVENAGHYSFLTPFPAEMISPSFPPSQDPPGFDRVQFHETLKAEVVEFLLT from the coding sequence ATGAACAAAATAGAAGACATTGTTGAAGTATATGCAGGTTGCTGCGAGGTGCAAATTACCGACAACACATTGAGGGTGACCGTTCCCATGATCGTGATGTATCCGACAGATGCACCGGAACAGACTGATAGGATAGGGCCGTACTCGTTGGAGGTGTCCAGAGACGCAGCACCGCTGGATGGAAAATTTAGGCTAGTCCTCATTTCACACGGTACAGGCGGTTCACCGCTTGTGTACCGGTCGCTCGCTCGGCATTTGGCGCGCAGCGGCTTTATCGTTGGCCTGCTCGAACATCCATTCAATAACCGCAACGATAATAGTTTGGAAGGTACTGTCCAAAACCTCACCTATCGCCCCCGGCACCTTCGCATGGCAGCCGACTGGTTTTTTGAAGATGAGAGGTTTAAGGGGCTTCTCCAGCCGGGAGGCCATTCGGTCATCGGGCATTCCATGGGGGGCTACACCGCGCTTGCAGCAGCTGGCGGCATCCCGACCTCCTTCCCTACTGAGAGCCCGGATGGGAAGCCGCAGCAGATCGATGTTCCTTATGATTCACGCATCCGGTCCCTGATTTTGCTAGCCCCGGCGTCCGTTTGGTTCCGTAATGAGGGAGCATTAAGCAACGTTCGACTCCCCATTCTCATGTTGGATGCCGAGCAAGACCCTTACACACCTCCTTTTCACGCGCAGATCATCATGAATAGTGTTGCTGAACCGCAAATGATTCGCTATCGGACGGTGGAGAATGCCGGACATTATTCCTTCCTGACTCCTTTCCCAGCTGAGATGATTTCACCATCCTTTCCCCCCTCGCAAGACCCGCCCGGCTTTGATCGCGTGCAATTTCACGAAACGCTGAAGGCCGAAGTAGTAGAGTTTCTGTTGACTTAA